One stretch of Tepiditoga spiralis DNA includes these proteins:
- the cbiR gene encoding cobamide remodeling phosphodiesterase CbiR: MIGVTSWQVPGNYLENIKIFKDNVDFTELLVYTWNDEVKELLDKEIPEILKIMKISIHLPTDSLDNCLKAIHYFKNIDVFALTIHPFGDIKEFKKVFEEGKNLYGEKLCIENLEDGNFNKYYRAISALKPSITMDYGHLLMLEEKPDSFYRRYENLIKEIHYHGVKNSKGHTLPDENQFNVFLKFLKKFKIKLPICIELFKLEDTLSVVKKLKNV, translated from the coding sequence ATGATAGGAGTTACTTCATGGCAAGTACCAGGAAATTATTTAGAAAATATAAAAATATTTAAAGATAATGTGGATTTTACAGAACTTTTAGTTTATACATGGAATGATGAAGTTAAAGAGTTATTGGATAAAGAAATACCAGAAATACTAAAAATTATGAAAATATCTATACATCTTCCAACTGATTCTTTAGATAATTGTTTAAAAGCTATACATTACTTTAAAAATATAGATGTTTTTGCATTGACAATTCATCCATTTGGAGATATAAAAGAATTTAAAAAAGTATTTGAAGAAGGTAAAAACTTATATGGTGAAAAACTTTGTATAGAAAATTTAGAAGATGGAAATTTTAACAAATATTATAGAGCAATTAGTGCACTTAAACCATCAATTACTATGGATTATGGACATTTATTGATGTTAGAAGAAAAACCGGATTCGTTTTATAGAAGGTATGAAAATTTAATTAAAGAAATACATTATCATGGAGTAAAAAATTCAAAGGGGCATACTTTACCAGATGAAAATCAATTTAATGTTTTCCTTAAATTTTTAAAAAAATTTAAAATTAAATTACCAATTTGCATAGAATTATTCAAACTTGAAGATACTCTGAGTGTGGTGAAAAAATTAAAAAATGTTTAA
- a CDS encoding NADH-dependent [FeFe] hydrogenase, group A6: protein MPKVIVNNIEVEVAENATVLDAVKKTGGYVPTLCYMNLEEIGIENKPASCRVCVVEVEGRRNLAPSCATPVFEGMKISTHSRRAVNARRTVVQLLLSDHPNDCLKCPKNGECDLQDLAAELNIVRNPYIGKKSTYDKDISSAIIRDPSKCVMCRKCETACNVFQTVGVLSAVDRGFEATVKPSFDLPLEETACTFCGQCVAVCPTGALSERSYIDEVWNEIEDPKKHVVVQTAPAVRVAIAEEFGYEPGTISTGKLVGALRALGFDAVFDTNFAADLTIMEEGTEFIHRLKNGGFMPMLTSCCPGWVKFLEHQFPGLTQMPSTAKSPQQMFGAIAKTYYAKKVNKDPKEELKVVSIMPCLAKKYEAGRPEINSSEEYQDVDYSLTTRELAKMIKEAGLNFDNIPEEEYDSPLGESTGAADIFGRTGGVAEAALRTAYEVLTGETLEEVEFKDLHGYEGTRFAEVEINGKPIKIAVAFGLGNVRKLLDDICKKKIELHLIEVMACPGGCVGGGGQPYHHGDLSIIKKRAEALNNVDRNKKVRKSHENESIKTLYKEFLGEPGSEKAHHLLHTHYVKREWM, encoded by the coding sequence ATGCCAAAGGTAATAGTGAATAATATAGAGGTTGAAGTTGCTGAAAATGCAACTGTACTTGATGCAGTAAAAAAGACTGGTGGATATGTACCAACTCTTTGTTATATGAATCTTGAAGAAATAGGAATTGAAAATAAACCAGCTTCATGTAGAGTTTGTGTTGTAGAAGTTGAAGGTAGAAGAAATTTAGCTCCTTCTTGTGCTACACCAGTATTTGAGGGAATGAAAATAAGTACTCATTCAAGAAGAGCTGTTAATGCAAGAAGAACTGTTGTTCAGCTTTTATTATCTGATCATCCAAATGATTGTTTAAAATGTCCTAAAAATGGAGAATGTGATCTTCAAGACTTAGCAGCAGAATTAAATATAGTTAGAAATCCTTACATAGGAAAAAAATCTACATATGATAAAGATATATCGTCTGCAATAATAAGAGATCCATCAAAATGTGTTATGTGTAGAAAATGTGAAACTGCATGTAATGTTTTTCAAACAGTTGGTGTATTATCAGCAGTTGATAGAGGCTTTGAAGCAACAGTTAAGCCTTCATTTGATTTACCTCTTGAAGAAACAGCATGTACTTTCTGTGGACAATGTGTTGCAGTATGTCCTACAGGAGCTCTTTCTGAAAGAAGTTATATTGATGAAGTTTGGAATGAAATAGAAGATCCTAAAAAACATGTTGTTGTTCAAACTGCTCCTGCTGTAAGAGTTGCTATTGCAGAAGAATTTGGATATGAACCTGGAACAATATCAACTGGTAAATTAGTAGGTGCATTAAGGGCTCTTGGCTTTGATGCTGTTTTTGATACAAACTTTGCTGCCGATCTTACTATAATGGAAGAAGGAACAGAATTTATTCATAGATTAAAAAATGGTGGATTCATGCCTATGTTGACATCATGTTGTCCTGGATGGGTTAAGTTCCTTGAACATCAATTCCCAGGACTTACACAAATGCCATCAACAGCAAAATCTCCACAACAAATGTTTGGAGCTATTGCAAAAACATATTATGCTAAAAAGGTAAATAAAGATCCAAAAGAAGAATTGAAAGTTGTTTCAATAATGCCTTGTTTAGCTAAGAAATATGAAGCAGGAAGGCCAGAAATAAATTCTAGCGAAGAGTATCAAGATGTTGATTATTCATTAACTACAAGAGAACTTGCAAAAATGATAAAAGAAGCAGGTTTGAACTTTGATAATATTCCTGAAGAAGAATATGACTCTCCACTTGGTGAATCAACTGGTGCTGCTGATATTTTTGGTAGAACAGGAGGAGTTGCAGAAGCTGCTTTAAGAACTGCTTATGAAGTTTTAACAGGAGAAACTTTAGAAGAAGTTGAATTTAAAGATTTACATGGTTATGAAGGGACAAGATTTGCAGAAGTAGAAATAAATGGTAAACCTATAAAAATTGCTGTAGCATTTGGACTTGGTAATGTTAGAAAACTTCTTGATGATATATGTAAAAAGAAAATTGAATTGCATTTAATAGAAGTAATGGCATGTCCTGGTGGATGTGTTGGTGGAGGTGGACAACCTTATCACCATGGAGATTTGAGTATAATAAAAAAGAGAGCTGAAGCATTGAATAATGTAGATAGAAATAAAAAAGTTAGAAAATCTCATGAAAATGAATCAATTAAAACTTTGTACAAAGAATTTCTTGGTGAACCTGGTAGTGAAAAAGCTCATCATTTATTGCATACACATTATGTAAAAAGAGAATGGATGTAA
- the hutH gene encoding histidine ammonia-lyase: protein MKKLFIDGKSLNIEDFINVARNHYEVHLTEEAKEKMQKSRDVVEKIVENEKPVYGINTGFGKFCNVKISKEESKNLQKNLIMSHACGVGNPLKEDAVRGIMLLRANALANGFSGIRISTVETLLEMLNKNVIPVIPEKGSLGASGDLAPLAHMVLVMLGMGEAYYKNERLSGKEAMKKANIKTIELEGKEGLALINGTQVMTSIGALAIYDSKILLKTTDIAISMTSEALEGITDAYDSLVHEVRNQTGQIITAENLRRILNGSKNTTKQGEKRVQDAYTLRCVPQIHGASKDAFNYVNNVINNEINAVTDNPIIFPDEDKIISAGNFHGQPVALAMDFLAIAISEMANVSERRIERLVNTEHSKLPAFLVKDGGVNSGFMIAQYAAAALVSENKVLAHPASVDSIPSSANQEDHVSMGTIASRKAREIIYNASRVLAIELIAAVQAIDLRGGKEKLSPATKSVYNLIRKNISYWEKDREMYPDINNAAELILNNSIVKEVENIIGEIKI from the coding sequence GTGAAAAAACTTTTTATAGATGGTAAAAGTCTTAATATAGAAGATTTTATAAATGTAGCAAGAAACCATTATGAAGTTCATTTAACTGAAGAAGCCAAAGAAAAAATGCAAAAATCAAGAGATGTTGTAGAAAAAATTGTTGAAAATGAAAAACCAGTTTATGGTATTAATACTGGATTTGGAAAGTTTTGTAATGTGAAAATTTCAAAAGAAGAAAGCAAAAATTTGCAAAAAAATTTAATAATGAGTCATGCTTGTGGCGTTGGAAACCCTTTAAAAGAAGATGCTGTTAGAGGTATTATGCTTTTAAGAGCAAATGCTCTTGCTAATGGTTTTTCTGGAATAAGAATTTCTACAGTTGAAACCTTACTTGAAATGCTAAATAAAAATGTTATACCAGTTATACCAGAAAAAGGATCTTTAGGTGCTAGTGGAGATTTAGCTCCTTTAGCTCATATGGTACTTGTTATGCTTGGGATGGGAGAAGCTTATTACAAAAACGAAAGATTAAGCGGTAAAGAAGCTATGAAAAAAGCTAATATAAAGACTATAGAATTAGAAGGAAAAGAAGGTCTTGCGTTAATAAATGGAACACAAGTTATGACTTCAATAGGTGCACTAGCTATTTATGATTCAAAAATATTATTAAAAACTACAGATATTGCAATTTCAATGACTTCAGAAGCTTTAGAAGGTATTACAGATGCCTATGATTCATTAGTACATGAAGTTAGAAATCAAACTGGTCAAATAATCACAGCAGAAAACTTAAGAAGAATTTTAAATGGTTCAAAAAACACAACAAAACAAGGTGAAAAAAGAGTTCAAGACGCTTATACATTAAGATGTGTTCCACAAATTCATGGTGCAAGTAAAGATGCTTTTAATTATGTAAATAATGTTATTAACAATGAAATAAATGCTGTTACAGATAATCCTATAATCTTTCCTGATGAAGATAAAATTATATCAGCAGGTAACTTTCATGGTCAACCAGTAGCACTTGCTATGGATTTTTTGGCAATTGCAATATCTGAGATGGCTAATGTTTCTGAAAGAAGAATTGAACGATTAGTTAATACAGAACATAGTAAACTTCCAGCATTTCTAGTAAAAGATGGTGGAGTAAATTCTGGATTCATGATAGCTCAATATGCTGCTGCCGCTCTTGTTTCAGAAAATAAAGTTTTGGCACACCCAGCAAGTGTTGATTCAATACCATCTTCAGCTAATCAAGAAGATCATGTTAGTATGGGAACAATTGCATCAAGGAAAGCTAGAGAAATAATATACAACGCATCAAGAGTTTTAGCTATTGAACTAATTGCAGCTGTTCAAGCTATTGATTTACGTGGAGGAAAAGAAAAATTAAGTCCAGCTACTAAATCCGTTTATAATTTAATTAGAAAAAATATTTCATATTGGGAAAAAGATAGAGAAATGTATCCTGATATAAATAATGCTGCAGAATTAATTTTAAATAATTCAATAGTTAAAGAAGTTGAAAACATAATAGGAGAAATAAAAATATAA
- a CDS encoding phosphoenolpyruvate carboxykinase (ATP) — translation MLSTKIVHVNSSRAYLIEQAIKKGEAKLLSNGTINTITEPYTGRSPRDKFVVIDEITKDKINWNSINQPFSKYKYVDLRNDLKEHIENTEEIYIENGYAGAEERYKLKVKIITTSPIQALTFKNLVINAKEDFKESDMNIYSSPEFSADKKLHGTNSDAFIILNPTDHEVIIGKTRYAGEIKKSIFSYMNYFLPLHGIFSMHCSANTDLNGENPALFFGLSGTGKTTLSLDENRLMVGDDEHGWHDEGIFNIEGGSYAKIIGVSEDNGKEIYDTLKFGVFTENVVHSDKRLPDYLDSSITENTRASIPLSFFGNTVKKDGIAGHPKTIFFLSADAFGILPPISELNEDQIFKYFMLGYTAKLAGTERGVKNPTATFSEGFAKPFLPLKPEVYGKMLVKMVKKHGSKVFLVNTGWIGGPYGIGSRIKLRYTKRLVDAAINNEFEEFEVFEPLNLKIPTNCKEVPSNILNPRNTWENPEEYDASANKLYTIFKKNFV, via the coding sequence ATGTTATCAACAAAGATTGTTCACGTTAACTCATCAAGAGCTTATCTTATTGAACAAGCAATAAAAAAAGGTGAAGCAAAACTTTTATCGAATGGTACTATAAACACTATAACAGAGCCTTATACAGGTCGTTCTCCAAGAGATAAATTTGTAGTAATAGATGAAATAACTAAAGATAAAATAAATTGGAACTCTATTAATCAACCATTTTCTAAGTATAAATATGTTGATTTGAGAAATGACTTAAAAGAACATATTGAAAACACAGAAGAAATTTATATTGAAAATGGCTATGCTGGTGCTGAAGAAAGATATAAGTTAAAAGTAAAGATTATTACAACTTCACCAATACAAGCACTTACATTTAAAAATTTAGTAATAAATGCCAAAGAAGACTTTAAAGAATCAGATATGAATATATATTCTTCTCCCGAATTTTCAGCAGATAAAAAACTCCATGGTACAAATTCAGATGCCTTTATAATATTGAATCCAACTGATCATGAAGTTATAATAGGAAAAACAAGGTATGCTGGTGAAATAAAAAAATCTATTTTTTCATATATGAATTATTTTTTACCACTTCATGGAATTTTTTCAATGCATTGTTCTGCAAACACAGATTTAAATGGTGAAAATCCAGCATTATTTTTTGGACTTTCTGGAACTGGAAAAACAACCTTATCTTTAGATGAAAATAGATTAATGGTTGGAGATGATGAACACGGTTGGCATGATGAAGGTATTTTTAATATAGAAGGTGGAAGTTATGCAAAAATAATAGGTGTTTCTGAAGATAATGGTAAAGAAATATATGATACTTTAAAGTTTGGTGTTTTTACAGAAAATGTAGTTCATTCTGATAAAAGATTACCAGATTATTTAGATTCGTCAATTACAGAAAATACACGTGCATCGATTCCTCTTTCTTTTTTTGGTAATACAGTAAAAAAAGATGGAATTGCAGGTCATCCAAAAACGATATTCTTTTTATCAGCAGATGCTTTTGGAATCTTACCGCCAATATCTGAATTAAATGAAGATCAAATTTTTAAATATTTTATGCTTGGATATACTGCTAAGTTAGCAGGAACAGAAAGAGGAGTTAAAAATCCTACAGCAACATTTTCAGAAGGATTCGCTAAACCATTTTTACCATTAAAACCTGAAGTTTATGGAAAAATGCTTGTGAAAATGGTAAAAAAACATGGTTCAAAAGTTTTTCTTGTTAATACTGGATGGATAGGAGGACCATATGGTATTGGAAGTAGAATAAAATTAAGGTATACCAAAAGACTTGTTGATGCAGCTATTAATAATGAATTTGAAGAATTTGAAGTATTTGAGCCTTTAAATTTAAAAATACCAACAAATTGTAAAGAAGTTCCTTCAAATATACTTAATCCTAGAAATACTTGGGAAAATCCTGAAGAATATGATGCAAGTGCAAATAAATTGTATACAATATTTAAGAAAAATTTTGTATAA
- a CDS encoding alpha-ribazole transporter has protein sequence MKKVSKITLVGIFVAFSFVLSFIKLPSPFGSVALDSFPGFFLATFSPLLGGVVALLGHFFTSWNSGFPFGFYHIFIAIEMLLITWIFGNLYLKNKIIAIIIGVFLNGIISPLTVIPLIGLKAVISFIPFLIFASFINIIFAFITNLGVQKYPKVGELYEKN, from the coding sequence TTGAAAAAAGTTTCTAAAATAACTTTAGTTGGAATTTTTGTTGCTTTTTCTTTTGTATTGAGTTTTATTAAATTACCTTCTCCATTTGGATCTGTTGCATTGGATTCATTTCCAGGATTTTTTTTGGCTACTTTTTCTCCATTATTAGGAGGAGTTGTGGCACTTTTAGGACATTTTTTTACGTCTTGGAATTCTGGTTTCCCTTTTGGGTTTTATCATATTTTTATAGCAATAGAAATGTTATTAATAACTTGGATTTTTGGAAATTTGTATTTAAAAAATAAAATAATTGCTATTATTATTGGTGTATTTTTAAACGGGATAATTTCACCATTAACTGTAATACCTTTAATTGGATTGAAAGCTGTTATTAGCTTTATTCCATTTTTGATTTTTGCAAGTTTTATTAATATAATATTTGCATTCATTACTAACTTGGGGGTACAAAAATATCCAAAGGTTGGTGAACTTTACGAAAAAAATTAA
- a CDS encoding adenosylcobinamide-GDP ribazoletransferase produces MFKDIFVAFGSISKIPVPIVKNINLKRSTIYFPLVGVLASLINYLTFFLLKNILTLEQLSASIMIIYYYLFQYFHFDGFVDIIDGFGAQIRSKEERIKIMKDSRTGAFALLFGILYLIIYYSFLKEFILGCFFAPIFSRLSMVYLISISKPAKKEGLGSLYFPFKKKYTFYSTLITFLIIPFGYKFVILGILIAFFSAYIMKVNSYKKINGITGDVIGATCLISEILYLILLKFI; encoded by the coding sequence ATGTTTAAAGATATTTTTGTAGCTTTTGGAAGTATAAGTAAAATACCAGTGCCAATAGTTAAAAATATAAACTTGAAAAGATCAACTATATATTTTCCATTAGTTGGAGTTTTGGCTTCATTAATAAATTACTTAACTTTTTTTCTATTGAAAAATATATTGACATTAGAACAGCTTTCGGCATCAATTATGATAATTTATTACTATTTATTTCAATACTTCCATTTTGATGGTTTTGTAGATATAATAGATGGATTTGGAGCACAAATAAGAAGCAAAGAAGAAAGAATAAAGATAATGAAAGATTCAAGAACAGGAGCTTTCGCATTACTTTTTGGAATTCTTTATTTAATTATTTATTATTCTTTTTTGAAAGAATTTATATTAGGATGTTTTTTTGCACCTATTTTTTCTAGATTATCTATGGTATACTTGATTTCGATATCTAAACCAGCAAAAAAAGAAGGATTAGGATCACTATATTTTCCATTTAAAAAAAAATATACTTTTTATTCTACTTTAATTACATTTTTAATAATACCATTTGGTTATAAATTTGTTATTTTGGGTATTTTAATAGCTTTTTTTTCGGCTTATATAATGAAAGTAAATTCTTATAAAAAAATAAATGGTATAACGGGAGATGTTATAGGAGCTACTTGTTTAATTTCAGAAATTTTATATCTGATACTATTAAAGTTTATATGA
- the nuoE gene encoding NADH-quinone oxidoreductase subunit NuoE, producing MLETQLKQVEAYIDSLGVENKSEEERRSYLINCLHKAQDLIGYLPVEVQKLIAKKLKVHTSQVYGVVTFYNFFSMKPKGKYPISVCLGTACYVRGSGDLVDELKKVLGIEEGETTEDGLFSLHTVRCVGACGLAPVVMIGDKVHGRLKKSDMKKLIDEYRAKDKEAETI from the coding sequence ATGTTAGAAACTCAGTTGAAACAAGTTGAAGCTTACATCGACTCTCTTGGCGTTGAAAACAAGAGCGAAGAGGAAAGAAGAAGTTATTTGATTAATTGTCTTCATAAAGCACAGGATTTAATAGGTTATCTTCCTGTTGAAGTACAAAAGTTGATAGCAAAAAAATTAAAAGTACATACTTCACAAGTTTATGGAGTTGTTACTTTTTATAATTTCTTTTCTATGAAACCAAAAGGTAAATATCCTATTAGTGTTTGCCTTGGTACTGCTTGTTATGTTAGAGGATCTGGCGATCTTGTTGATGAACTAAAGAAGGTTCTTGGAATTGAAGAAGGTGAAACAACAGAAGATGGCTTGTTTTCACTTCATACTGTAAGATGTGTTGGAGCTTGTGGTCTTGCACCAGTTGTTATGATAGGAGATAAAGTACATGGAAGGTTAAAAAAATCTGATATGAAAAAACTAATTGATGAATATAGAGCAAAAGATAAGGAAGCTGAAACCATATAA
- a CDS encoding (2Fe-2S) ferredoxin domain-containing protein — protein MAKIKSLEDLLKMKETAKKNLTIRNAANDENKIILKVAMGTCGIAAGAKETFNALVEEIAKKGLENVVVVQTGCMGYCHAEPTVEVNEVGKEPVLYGNIKANRASEIIEKHILNNELLQDSIIGETHQRAE, from the coding sequence ATGGCTAAAATAAAAAGTCTTGAAGACCTTTTAAAAATGAAAGAAACTGCTAAAAAGAATTTAACAATAAGAAATGCAGCTAATGATGAAAATAAAATAATACTTAAAGTAGCTATGGGAACTTGTGGTATTGCAGCAGGTGCAAAAGAAACATTTAATGCTCTTGTTGAAGAAATAGCAAAAAAAGGATTAGAAAATGTTGTTGTTGTACAGACAGGATGTATGGGATATTGTCATGCTGAACCAACAGTAGAAGTTAATGAAGTTGGTAAAGAACCAGTTTTATACGGAAACATAAAAGCTAATAGAGCTTCAGAAATAATTGAAAAACATATTTTAAATAATGAATTGTTACAAGACTCGATTATAGGCGAAACACATCAAAGAGCTGAATAA
- a CDS encoding NADH-ubiquinone oxidoreductase-F iron-sulfur binding region domain-containing protein, protein MANYKQYILVCGGTGCTSSGSNDIIDIFNEKLEKNNLNKDIQVVRTGCFGFCEQGPIVKVLPDNTFYVKVEEKDVEEIINEHVIKGRRVERLLYVEPEKNEKIEESPKMPFYKKQVRVALRNAGSINPEDINEYVANDGYIALAKALTEMSRDEVVKTVLDSGLRGRGGGGFPTGLKWNFAKKANGDIKYVICNADEGDPGAFMDRSVLEGDPHAVLEGMALAGYAIGASKGFIYIRAEYPLAVHRLEIAIKQAKELGFLGENIFGTDFSFDIEIRLGAGAFVCGEETALIHSIEGYRGEPTTKPPFPANSGLFNKPTLINNVETYANVAIIVLKGADWYRSFGTDKSPGTKVFALAGAINNVGLVEVPMGTTLSRSSYGNNFKRNCFCEIGGGIRNNGKFKAVQTGGPSGGCIPAAYLDTPIDFDNLMALGSMMGSGGMIVMDESTCMVDVSKFYLTFTVEESCGKCTPCRIGNVRLLETLEKITSGRGKPEDLEKLETLGKVIKDTSLCGLGQTAPNPILSTMHYFRNEYEAHVNERTCPAGACKNLIKFEIDPEKCVGCTACARVCPVEAIKGEIKKPHQIDQEKCIKCGACYATCRFGAITKS, encoded by the coding sequence ATGGCTAACTATAAACAGTACATTCTAGTTTGTGGCGGAACAGGATGTACATCATCAGGAAGTAATGATATAATAGATATTTTTAATGAAAAACTTGAAAAAAATAATTTGAATAAAGATATACAGGTTGTAAGAACAGGATGTTTTGGATTTTGTGAACAAGGACCTATTGTAAAGGTACTTCCAGACAATACTTTTTATGTAAAAGTTGAAGAAAAAGATGTGGAAGAAATAATTAACGAACATGTTATAAAAGGTAGAAGAGTTGAAAGATTGTTGTATGTTGAACCAGAAAAAAATGAAAAAATAGAAGAATCACCTAAAATGCCATTTTATAAAAAACAAGTAAGAGTTGCACTTAGAAATGCTGGTTCGATAAATCCAGAAGATATAAACGAATATGTAGCAAATGATGGATATATTGCACTTGCAAAGGCTTTAACTGAAATGTCAAGAGATGAAGTTGTAAAGACAGTTTTAGATTCAGGTTTAAGAGGAAGAGGGGGAGGCGGATTCCCTACAGGTTTAAAATGGAACTTTGCTAAAAAAGCTAATGGAGATATCAAATATGTAATATGTAATGCTGATGAAGGAGATCCAGGTGCTTTCATGGATAGATCAGTACTTGAAGGAGATCCACATGCTGTTCTTGAAGGTATGGCACTTGCTGGTTATGCCATTGGTGCAAGTAAAGGATTCATTTATATAAGAGCTGAATATCCATTAGCAGTTCACAGACTTGAAATTGCAATTAAACAAGCAAAAGAACTTGGTTTCTTGGGAGAAAATATATTTGGAACTGATTTTTCATTTGATATAGAAATAAGACTAGGAGCTGGTGCTTTTGTTTGTGGAGAAGAAACAGCTTTAATACATTCAATTGAAGGATATAGAGGTGAACCAACAACAAAACCACCATTTCCAGCAAACAGTGGATTATTTAACAAGCCAACATTGATAAATAATGTTGAAACTTATGCTAATGTTGCAATTATAGTATTAAAAGGTGCAGATTGGTACAGATCTTTTGGAACTGATAAATCACCTGGTACAAAGGTTTTTGCTCTTGCTGGAGCAATTAATAATGTAGGTCTTGTAGAAGTTCCTATGGGAACAACTTTAAGTAGAAGTTCCTATGGGAACAACTTTAAGAGAAATTGTTTTTGTGAAATAGGTGGAGGAATTAGAAACAATGGTAAGTTTAAAGCTGTTCAAACAGGAGGTCCATCTGGTGGTTGTATACCTGCAGCATATTTAGATACACCTATTGATTTTGATAATTTAATGGCTCTTGGTTCTATGATGGGATCAGGTGGAATGATTGTAATGGACGAATCAACTTGCATGGTTGATGTATCCAAATTTTATTTAACCTTTACAGTTGAAGAATCTTGTGGTAAATGTACACCTTGTAGAATAGGAAATGTAAGACTTTTAGAAACTCTTGAAAAAATAACAAGTGGAAGAGGAAAGCCAGAAGATTTAGAAAAATTAGAAACTCTTGGAAAGGTAATAAAGGATACATCTTTATGTGGACTTGGTCAAACAGCACCAAATCCTATTCTTTCAACTATGCATTATTTTAGAAATGAATATGAAGCACATGTTAATGAAAGAACCTGTCCAGCTGGTGCATGTAAGAATTTAATAAAATTTGAAATTGATCCTGAAAAATGTGTTGGATGTACAGCTTGTGCAAGAGTTTGTCCAGTTGAAGCTATAAAAGGTGAAATTAAAAAACCTCATCAAATCGATCAGGAAAAATGTATCAAATGTGGTGCTTGTTATGCAACTTGTAGATTTGGTGCAATCACTAAATCATAA
- the cobU gene encoding bifunctional adenosylcobinamide kinase/adenosylcobinamide-phosphate guanylyltransferase: MKIVLITGGQACGKSTYAQKLAEMEKKPRVYIATARPYDEEIKEKIRKHVEMRKNNFITIEESVDLSSALLKEKAEVVLIDCLTMWTSNILLDNENNYEEIIEKELLKLKDTLKKISKKTKKVIFVTNEVGWGIIPSNKLSRIYVNLLGRVNKFIASISDEVYMMMSGIEVKIK, from the coding sequence TTGAAAATTGTATTGATTACTGGTGGACAGGCATGTGGAAAATCAACTTATGCTCAAAAACTTGCAGAAATGGAAAAAAAACCAAGAGTTTATATAGCAACGGCAAGACCATATGATGAAGAAATAAAAGAAAAAATAAGGAAACATGTTGAAATGAGAAAAAATAATTTTATTACAATTGAAGAATCAGTAGATTTATCTTCTGCATTGTTAAAAGAAAAAGCGGAAGTTGTATTAATTGACTGTTTAACTATGTGGACTTCAAATATTTTATTGGATAATGAAAATAATTATGAAGAAATTATTGAAAAAGAATTATTAAAATTAAAAGATACACTTAAGAAAATAAGTAAAAAAACCAAAAAAGTAATTTTTGTAACAAATGAAGTTGGATGGGGAATAATTCCTTCAAATAAACTTTCAAGAATTTATGTTAACTTGTTGGGAAGAGTAAATAAATTTATAGCATCGATATCAGATGAAGTATATATGATGATGTCGGGAATAGAGGTGAAAATAAAATGA
- a CDS encoding NUDIX domain-containing protein, with protein sequence MKKLFERYNINIDIKRLKKNELQKKAVICYAENEDDEVLMLERIKEPFFGKLVAPGGKVEKNESIEQAAKREYFEETGVKLDNLELKLITVETGPEYYNWILFIFKSTIKKFTPKYCNEGVLKWIKKENLKKENLSNIDKKIIPYIFEKNGIFFIEIEYDKDKNDKILNIEKIKNFYEVDN encoded by the coding sequence ATGAAAAAATTATTTGAAAGATATAATATAAATATTGATATAAAAAGATTAAAAAAAAATGAATTACAAAAAAAAGCAGTTATATGTTATGCTGAAAATGAAGATGATGAAGTTTTAATGTTAGAAAGAATAAAAGAACCTTTTTTTGGAAAATTAGTTGCTCCAGGGGGTAAAGTAGAAAAAAATGAAAGTATAGAACAAGCTGCTAAAAGAGAATATTTTGAAGAAACAGGAGTTAAATTAGATAATTTAGAATTGAAATTAATTACTGTTGAAACTGGTCCAGAATATTATAATTGGATCTTATTTATATTTAAATCAACTATAAAAAAGTTTACTCCTAAGTACTGTAATGAAGGTGTTTTAAAATGGATAAAAAAAGAAAATTTAAAAAAAGAAAACTTATCAAATATAGACAAAAAAATTATTCCATATATATTTGAAAAAAATGGTATTTTTTTTATAGAAATAGAATATGATAAAGATAAAAACGACAAAATTTTAAATATTGAAAAAATAAAGAATTTTTATGAAGTAGACAATTAA